Proteins co-encoded in one Corylus avellana chromosome ca9, CavTom2PMs-1.0 genomic window:
- the LOC132162104 gene encoding uncharacterized protein LOC132162104 isoform X1 codes for MFNLEYPIFFTFTFDDFIQICVSGHMEIDKAIRESGDRRLKTKYEHAIYVIQRALALYSIEEVAFSFNGGKDSTVLLHLLRAGYFLYKREQSCSNEGLKDFPIRTIYFESPSAFPEINSFTYDAASIYGLQLDIIRTDFKSGLEALLKAKPIRAIFLGVRIGDPTAVGQEQFSPSSPGWPSFMRVNPILDWSYRDVWAFILTCKVRYCTLYDKGYTSVGSIYDTVPNALLRITASSNNKETFRPAYLLSDGRSERAGRAKKFSPSVCGSFSAGSNGPDSIDLRKNSMRTASAIAVGDEILFGTIEDQLGPSLCRKLHSIGWSVSQTTVVRNDVDSVADEVERQKSTNDMVFIYGGVGPLHSDVTSLGVAKAFGVRLAPDEEFEEYLRHLLGDQCTGDKNEMALLPEGITELLHHEKLDVPLIKCQNVIILTATNVMELDKEWECLIELTGSSGLLVLMEPYILKCLTTQLSDLETAQPLSKLCLEFPDLYIGCYRKSRYGPLVISFKGEDQARIESAIEALSKKFHPGAFSEIN; via the exons ATGTTCAATTTGGAATACCCCATTTTCTTTACTTTCACGTTTGATGATTTTATACAAATTTGTGTGTCAGGGCACATGGAGATCGATAAGGCAATCAGAGAGAGTGGTGACCGGCGGCTCAAGACCAAGTACGAACACGCCATCTATGTTATTCAGAGAGCTCTGGCTTTGTACTC CATTGAAGAGGTCGCCTTCAGCTTTAATGGAGGAAAGGACTCAACT GTTTTGCTGCACCTACTTAGGGCTGGCTATTTTTTGTATAAACGGGAGCAAAGCTGTTCTAACGAGGGTCTAAAAGATTTTCCAATTCGAACAATATATTTTGAGAGCCCCTCTGCTTTCCCTGAAATCAACTCATTTACCTATGATGCAGCCTCTAT CTATGGTTTACAACTGGACATCATTCGCACTGATTTCAAGTCTGGTTTGGAAGCTTTATTAAAAGCTAAACCAATTAGAGCTATTTTCCTTGGTGTTCGAATTGGTGATCCTACTGCG GTAGGCCAAGAACAGTTTTCTCCCAGTTCACCTGGATGGCCATCTTTCATGCGAGTGAACCCTATCTTGGATTGGTCTTACAG AGATGTTTGGGCCTTCATTTTGACTTGCAAGGTCCGATACTGTACTCTCTATGATAAAGG TTACACTTCAGTCGGTAGCATATATGACACAGTTCCTAATGCATTATTGCGCATCACTGCTTCCTCCAATAATAAGGAAACATTTAGACCTGCATATCTGCTCTCCGATGGAAGATCAGAGAGAGCAGGGAGAGCAAAAAAGTTTTCTCCTTCAGTTTGTGGGAGTTTTTCTGCTGGTAGCAATGGTCCGGATAGTATTGATTTACGTAAAAACAGCATGCGCACAGCATCAGCTATTGCTGTGGGGGATGAGATTCT GTTTGGTACCATTGAGGATCAGTTAGGACCTTCGTTGTGTCGAAAGCTTCATTCAATTGGCTGGTCTGTATCACAAACGACTGTCGTTCGGAATGAT GTAGATTCTGTGGCTGACGAAGTTGAACGACAAAAATCTACTAATGATATG GTTTTTATATATGGTGGGGTAGGCCCATTGCATTCGGATGTGACATCATTAGGTGTTGCAAAGGCTTTTGGAGTTCGCCTG GCTCCTGATGAGGAATTTGAAGAATATCTTCGGCATCTTTTAGGTGATCAATGCACTGGTGACAAGAATGAG ATGGCTCTGTTGCCTGAAGGTATCACTGAACTGTTGCATCATGAGAAGCTGGATGTGCCCTTG ATAAAGTGTCAAAATGTGATCATTCTTACTGCAACAAATGTTATGGAGCTGGACAAGGAGTGGGAATGTTTGATTGAATTAACAGGGTCTAGTGGCCTGCTAGTGTTAATGGAGCCATACATATTAAAGTGCTTGACAACACAGCTTTCAGAT CTAGAAACTGCTCAACCTCTATCAAAACTTTGTCTTGAATTCCCAGACCTGTACATTG GGTGTTACCGCAAATCGAGATATGGACCTCTGGTAATTAGTTTCAAAGGCGAG GATCAAGCACGGATTGAATCAGCCATAGAAGCATTGAGTAAGAAGTTCCATCCAGGGGCTTTCTCTGAAATTAACTAA
- the LOC132162104 gene encoding uncharacterized protein LOC132162104 isoform X2, with protein sequence MEIDKAIRESGDRRLKTKYEHAIYVIQRALALYSIEEVAFSFNGGKDSTVLLHLLRAGYFLYKREQSCSNEGLKDFPIRTIYFESPSAFPEINSFTYDAASIYGLQLDIIRTDFKSGLEALLKAKPIRAIFLGVRIGDPTAVGQEQFSPSSPGWPSFMRVNPILDWSYRDVWAFILTCKVRYCTLYDKGYTSVGSIYDTVPNALLRITASSNNKETFRPAYLLSDGRSERAGRAKKFSPSVCGSFSAGSNGPDSIDLRKNSMRTASAIAVGDEILFGTIEDQLGPSLCRKLHSIGWSVSQTTVVRNDVDSVADEVERQKSTNDMVFIYGGVGPLHSDVTSLGVAKAFGVRLAPDEEFEEYLRHLLGDQCTGDKNEMALLPEGITELLHHEKLDVPLIKCQNVIILTATNVMELDKEWECLIELTGSSGLLVLMEPYILKCLTTQLSDLETAQPLSKLCLEFPDLYIGCYRKSRYGPLVISFKGEDQARIESAIEALSKKFHPGAFSEIN encoded by the exons ATGGAGATCGATAAGGCAATCAGAGAGAGTGGTGACCGGCGGCTCAAGACCAAGTACGAACACGCCATCTATGTTATTCAGAGAGCTCTGGCTTTGTACTC CATTGAAGAGGTCGCCTTCAGCTTTAATGGAGGAAAGGACTCAACT GTTTTGCTGCACCTACTTAGGGCTGGCTATTTTTTGTATAAACGGGAGCAAAGCTGTTCTAACGAGGGTCTAAAAGATTTTCCAATTCGAACAATATATTTTGAGAGCCCCTCTGCTTTCCCTGAAATCAACTCATTTACCTATGATGCAGCCTCTAT CTATGGTTTACAACTGGACATCATTCGCACTGATTTCAAGTCTGGTTTGGAAGCTTTATTAAAAGCTAAACCAATTAGAGCTATTTTCCTTGGTGTTCGAATTGGTGATCCTACTGCG GTAGGCCAAGAACAGTTTTCTCCCAGTTCACCTGGATGGCCATCTTTCATGCGAGTGAACCCTATCTTGGATTGGTCTTACAG AGATGTTTGGGCCTTCATTTTGACTTGCAAGGTCCGATACTGTACTCTCTATGATAAAGG TTACACTTCAGTCGGTAGCATATATGACACAGTTCCTAATGCATTATTGCGCATCACTGCTTCCTCCAATAATAAGGAAACATTTAGACCTGCATATCTGCTCTCCGATGGAAGATCAGAGAGAGCAGGGAGAGCAAAAAAGTTTTCTCCTTCAGTTTGTGGGAGTTTTTCTGCTGGTAGCAATGGTCCGGATAGTATTGATTTACGTAAAAACAGCATGCGCACAGCATCAGCTATTGCTGTGGGGGATGAGATTCT GTTTGGTACCATTGAGGATCAGTTAGGACCTTCGTTGTGTCGAAAGCTTCATTCAATTGGCTGGTCTGTATCACAAACGACTGTCGTTCGGAATGAT GTAGATTCTGTGGCTGACGAAGTTGAACGACAAAAATCTACTAATGATATG GTTTTTATATATGGTGGGGTAGGCCCATTGCATTCGGATGTGACATCATTAGGTGTTGCAAAGGCTTTTGGAGTTCGCCTG GCTCCTGATGAGGAATTTGAAGAATATCTTCGGCATCTTTTAGGTGATCAATGCACTGGTGACAAGAATGAG ATGGCTCTGTTGCCTGAAGGTATCACTGAACTGTTGCATCATGAGAAGCTGGATGTGCCCTTG ATAAAGTGTCAAAATGTGATCATTCTTACTGCAACAAATGTTATGGAGCTGGACAAGGAGTGGGAATGTTTGATTGAATTAACAGGGTCTAGTGGCCTGCTAGTGTTAATGGAGCCATACATATTAAAGTGCTTGACAACACAGCTTTCAGAT CTAGAAACTGCTCAACCTCTATCAAAACTTTGTCTTGAATTCCCAGACCTGTACATTG GGTGTTACCGCAAATCGAGATATGGACCTCTGGTAATTAGTTTCAAAGGCGAG GATCAAGCACGGATTGAATCAGCCATAGAAGCATTGAGTAAGAAGTTCCATCCAGGGGCTTTCTCTGAAATTAACTAA